In Thermobaculum terrenum ATCC BAA-798, one genomic interval encodes:
- a CDS encoding family 43 glycosylhydrolase, which translates to MTGITRRTLLRYGLGMTAGLALAGCGGALSTNAATSPRANRDIYVHDPSFIEADGKLYVFSTGYEPVNDGTIMIRRSTGQIGMWELIGTVFDQIPQWIRDEVGDIPNLWAPDISFWRGKYHLYYAGSTFGTNHSVIGLATNVTLDPSSPDYEWVDEGLVFRSTPSDNYNAIDPELAIDADGHAWLAFGSFWDGIKMIQLDPDTGKPLAGGNIHSLASRGGGPIEAPAITYHDGYYYLFVSFDFCCRGVDSTYKIMVGRSQQITGPYVDKEGKHLLEGGGSLLLDSHGRFVGPGGEDVYAGGGEYLLVHHYYDAHEHGAPKLQIRKLSWDGHGWPRAGGPLVAP; encoded by the coding sequence GCGGAGGCGCCTTGTCCACCAACGCGGCCACATCCCCACGAGCCAACAGGGACATATACGTGCACGATCCATCGTTCATCGAGGCAGACGGTAAGCTGTACGTCTTCTCGACGGGCTACGAGCCGGTAAACGATGGCACGATCATGATCAGGCGCTCCACCGGCCAGATCGGGATGTGGGAGCTCATAGGCACGGTGTTCGACCAGATACCGCAGTGGATAAGGGACGAGGTCGGCGACATCCCCAACCTCTGGGCGCCGGACATCTCATTCTGGCGCGGCAAGTACCACCTATACTACGCAGGCTCCACCTTCGGCACCAACCACTCGGTGATAGGGTTGGCAACGAACGTCACGCTCGACCCCAGCAGCCCGGATTACGAGTGGGTGGACGAGGGCCTGGTCTTCCGCTCCACGCCCAGCGACAACTACAACGCCATAGATCCCGAACTGGCGATCGATGCCGATGGCCACGCCTGGCTCGCGTTCGGCTCCTTCTGGGACGGCATCAAGATGATCCAGCTGGACCCCGACACGGGCAAGCCCCTGGCAGGGGGGAACATCCACTCGCTCGCCTCGCGGGGAGGTGGGCCCATAGAGGCACCAGCCATCACCTATCACGACGGCTACTACTACCTGTTCGTATCCTTTGATTTCTGCTGCCGAGGGGTCGACAGCACCTACAAGATCATGGTCGGTAGATCCCAGCAGATCACTGGCCCCTACGTGGACAAGGAGGGCAAGCACCTGCTCGAGGGAGGCGGCAGCCTCCTGCTCGACAGCCACGGGCGCTTCGTCGGCCCCGGCGGCGAGGACGTGTACGCCGGAGGCGGGGAGTACCTGCTGGTCCACCACTACTACGACGCCCACGAGCACGGAGCACCGAAGCTCCAGATACGCAAGCTCTCGTGGGACGGCCACGGCTGGCCACGCGCCGGAGGGCCACTCGTCGCTCCGTGA